ATCTACGACCGGATCGACCCCGACGCCCGGATCATCTGGGGGACCTCCGTCGACGAGGAGATCGACGGCACGATGCGGACGATGATCGTCGTCACCGGCGTCGAGTCGCCGCAAATCTACGGCCGCAGCGAGGAAGAGGAGGCCCAGCAGCGGGCCCCGCCGCAGGGTGGGAGCCAGGGTCAGACACAGGGCCGGAAGCAGAACCAGAGCCAGGGCGGTCAGGGCGGCGAGCCCGAGATCGACTACGTCGAATAGCCGCCTCACCGGAGTCCACTCCCGATCCCGCGCGTTTTTCGCGTTCGTTCGGTCTCGCTCCCCATCCGATCGTCTCTCCTACGCCCGTCTCGACGGCTGAGCCGCGGCTTTGGCCGATCTCGCGGTCCGGTCGGCGCATCAATAGATAGAAAAAGCCCGACGCACTACTGGGGAGACAAGATGGACGTCAAGTACGACCTGACCAGCTACGTGCGGGTGCTGAAGCTGGCCAGCACGCCCTCGTGGGAGGAGTTCTCACAGATCGGTCTCATCGCCGGCGCCGGCATCGTCCTCGTCGGCTTCCTGGGCTTTCTCATCTACGCGATTATGAGCTTCCTCCCGGGAGGTGTCTGAGGTGCCGATCTACTCGGTCAAGACCACCGCCAGCCAGGAGCGCACCGTCGCGGACATGATCGCCAACCGCGAGGAAAACGAGATCCACGCCGTCCTCGCGCCGGACTCGCTCACGAGCTACGTGATGGTCGAGGCCGACAACGACGCCGTGATCACGCGCGTCCTCGAGGAAATTCCCCACGCCCGCGGCCTCGTCGAGAGCGG
This is a stretch of genomic DNA from Halobellus sp. MBLA0158. It encodes these proteins:
- a CDS encoding protein translocase SEC61 complex subunit gamma → MDVKYDLTSYVRVLKLASTPSWEEFSQIGLIAGAGIVLVGFLGFLIYAIMSFLPGGV